A window of Cryptomeria japonica chromosome 3, Sugi_1.0, whole genome shotgun sequence contains these coding sequences:
- the LOC131035086 gene encoding pentatricopeptide repeat-containing protein At1g77405, translating into MPSNLLRRLPLRALYVLTFEHTPFLLFNYTQICKTTKNKHVSPIHTVCAILYIANPSHSSPITVNPFCSHGPIKDCALFSCIVGKIMEIIINREDIEMGFDELALKSLTPDIVSEVLRTTQRKFLRNAESHGTQKGSRRRSPIVQRYLWKEAQALEENQPIKGPPARRNPLIVKVGVDKALRFYSWAEEQSGLEHTQLTCQEMAWTLARANKLKMLWRFLHEMARKEKADLVTTKTVTSVIKVLGEEGLVKEALACFYRMKQFHCKPDLIAYNTIIYALCRVGNFRKARFLFDQMKRPWSRCPPDTFTYTILISCHCKYSMQTGNSKVVGKKLYEANRLFRDMCDDGFVPDVVTYNCLIDGLCKKYRIDRALELFHHMSQNGCAPNKVTYNSFIRYYSTVNEMDKAEDMMKEMKRNNITPTCSSYTPILHALCEMNRLDEARKLLIEMVEEKSIPRSYTYELITGALRKAGHTGLPADLCEKIELGIEARHKYVKTVKNKLYT; encoded by the coding sequence ATGCCTTCGAATTTACTTCGCAGACTGCCTCTGCGGGCTCTTTATGTTTTAACTTTCGAGCATACTCCCTTCCTTTTATTCAACTACACCCAAATATGCAAGACAACAAAAAACAAACATGTCTCTCCTATTCACACTGTTTGCGCAATCCTATATATCGCTAACCCTTCACATTCATCACCAATAACTGTTAACCCATTCTGTTCTCATGGACCCATAAAGGATTGTGCTCTGTTTTCCTGTATTGTTGGCAAAATCATGGAAATCATTATTAATAGGGAGGATATAGAAATGGGTTTTGATGAACTTGCCCTAAAATCATTGACTCCTGATATTGTTAGTGAGGTTTTGAGAACAACCCAGAGAAAGTTCTTGCGAAATGCTGAGTCCCATGGTACTCAAAAGGGTTCGAGAAGAAGGTCTCCAATTGTACAGAGATATCTCTGGAAAGAAGCCCAAGCCTTAGAAGAAAATCAACCTATAAAAGGTCCACCTGCTAGGAGAAATCCTTTAATTGTCAAGGTGGGTGTTGATAAAGCATTGAGGTTCTATTCATGGGCTGAAGAGCAAAGTGGGCTTGAACATACTCAGCTCACTTGCCAGGAAATGGCATGGACCTTAGCTAGGGCAAACAAGTTGAAAATGTTGTGGAGATTCCTTCATGAAATGGCTAGAAAGGAAAAGGCTGATCTGGTCACAACAAAGACTGTGACCTCTGTTATAAAGGTCCTCGGTGAAGAGGGTCTGGTAAAGGAAGCACTGGCTTGTTTTTATAGGATGAAGCAGTTCCATTGCAAACCAGACCTAATAGCATATAACACCATCATTTACGCCCTCTGTAGGGTAGGAAATTTCAGGAAGGCGAGGTTCTTGTTTGATCAGATGAAAAGACCTTGGTCTAGGTGTCCTCCGGATACTTTCACCTATACAATTCTTATCAGCTGTCACTGTAAATACAGTATGCAAACAGGAAATAGTAAGGTAGTTGGTAAGAAATTATATGAGGCCAATCGGCTGTTTAGGGATATGTGTGATGATGGTTTTGTGCCAGATGTTGTGACTTACAATTGCTTGATTGATGGGCTTTGTAAGAAGTATAGAATTGATCGCGCTCTAGAGCTTTTCCATCACATGTCTCAGAATGGTTGTGCTCCTAACAAAGTCACGTATAATTCCTTCATCAGGTACTATAGCACTGTGAATGAAATGGATAAAGCCGAAGACATGATGAAGGAGATGAAGAGAAATAACATTACTCCAACCTGTAGTTCTTATACACCGATTTTGCATGCATTATGTGAAATGAACAGGTTGGATGAAGCTCGCAAGCTCTTGATAGAAATGGTGGAGGAAAAGAGTATTCCGAGATCTTACACGTATGAGCTTATTACAGGTGCTCTTAGGAAAGCAGGGCATACTGGTTTGCCGGCAGATTTATGTGAGAAGATTGAACTTGGAATAGAAGCTAGACATAAATATGTGAAAACGGTGAAGAATAAGCTTTATACATGA